One Mycoplasmopsis caviae DNA segment encodes these proteins:
- a CDS encoding lysophospholipid acyltransferase family protein, which yields MNFHFKMVFLWWIWLWRIYRIRAYARKYRGNPDYYTPQQRYDWLLKKVKSYLKMFNIKVTVEGYENLPKSPCLLISNHKSNADALILMEALSKKTSSKEEKNKIATFLAKKKLSKKAVIKNALNLIDAVYIDRQNFREAFESLAKFGSFVKENRTYGVIFPEGTRVDGDGLGEFKAGAFKVAISHYLPIVPVVISDSRDAFNKSRSKKIEIKVKFLSPMKPSSFMSIEPGALADRVRNLMERELENES from the coding sequence ATGAACTTTCACTTTAAAATGGTTTTTCTTTGATGAATATGACTTTGAAGAATTTACAGAATAAGAGCATATGCACGTAAGTATCGCGGTAACCCAGATTACTACACACCACAACAAAGATATGACTGATTACTAAAAAAAGTTAAAAGCTACTTAAAAATGTTTAATATCAAAGTTACTGTTGAGGGTTATGAAAATTTACCTAAATCTCCTTGTTTATTGATATCAAATCATAAATCAAATGCAGACGCCTTAATTTTGATGGAGGCATTGTCTAAGAAAACAAGTTCAAAGGAAGAAAAAAACAAGATCGCAACGTTCTTAGCTAAAAAAAAACTTTCTAAAAAGGCGGTTATTAAGAATGCATTAAATTTAATTGATGCAGTTTATATTGATAGACAAAATTTTAGAGAAGCATTTGAAAGCCTTGCTAAATTTGGTTCGTTTGTTAAAGAAAATAGGACTTATGGTGTTATTTTTCCAGAAGGCACTCGAGTTGATGGTGATGGTTTAGGAGAATTTAAAGCCGGTGCATTCAAAGTCGCAATTAGCCATTATTTACCAATTGTTCCTGTTGTTATTAGTGACTCAAGAGATGCTTTTAATAAAAGTAGAAGCAAAAAAATTGAAATCAAAGTTAAATTTTTAAGTCCAATGAAGCCTAGTTCATTTATGTCAATTGAACCTGGTGCACTGGCTGATAGAGTTAGAAACCTTATGGAAAGGGAACTAGAAAATGAAAGTTAG
- a CDS encoding 4'-phosphopantetheinyl transferase superfamily protein yields MIGVDIVKISRFEKAEVNFVKKFLHPNEFKKFLLIDDNFLKSKFLASIWAIKEAIFKADNSLYEFKNIELKKERDTWEHEKFNISISHEEDFLVAVVLKKKE; encoded by the coding sequence ATGATTGGTGTTGATATAGTTAAAATTTCAAGATTTGAAAAAGCAGAAGTTAATTTTGTCAAAAAATTTTTGCACCCTAATGAATTCAAAAAATTTTTATTAATTGATGATAACTTCTTAAAATCAAAATTTTTAGCTAGTATTTGAGCAATTAAGGAAGCGATATTTAAAGCAGATAATTCGCTGTATGAATTCAAAAACATTGAACTCAAAAAAGAAAGAGACACTTGAGAACACGAAAAATTTAATATTTCAATTTCACACGAGGAAGATTTTCTGGTAGCGGTGGTTTTGAAGAAGAAGGAGTAA